One genomic window of Glycine max cultivar Williams 82 chromosome 16, Glycine_max_v4.0, whole genome shotgun sequence includes the following:
- the LOC100781981 gene encoding protein EXPRESSION OF TERPENOIDS 1 isoform X2 yields the protein MAGLFSLGGGGRGGDNQEENNNQSSEIPPAETLFWYSKNDDVSSYHRGFELWNQHQEHQHHHHAMHHPHARPLLQRDLYSSGVGPSRGGISDDHSSSRSAAFVAMRAAGAEGGGISCQDCGNQAKKDCPHMRCRTCCKSRGYDCQTHVKSTWVPASKRRERQQQLMALHQQQQEQQQQRDISKRPRDSRLSSSEEEGHFPSVVSSPAEFRCVRVSCVEDSDDRYAYQTAVSIGGHVFKGILYDYGPENSNNNNSNNNSNNYMAGETSAVAATAQPLNLAAAASSAALIDPSSLYSAPANAFMAGSGTQFFPHTRS from the exons ATGGCGGGGTTATTCTCATTAGGTGGAGGAGGGCGAGGAGGCGATAACcaagaagaaaacaacaacCAAAGCAGCGAGATTCCACCAGCGGAGACCCTATTCTGGTACAGCAAAAACGACGACGTTTCATCCTATCACCGAGGGTTTGAGCTATGGAACCAGCATCAGGAGCACCAGCACCATCACCACGCGATGCATCATCCACATGCGCGTCCACTCCTGCAGCGAGATCTTTACTCCTCCGGAGTGGGACCCAGCCGCGGCGGCATCTCCGATGATCACTCGTCGTCGAGATCGGCGGCGTTCGTGGCGATGCGCGCAGCCGGGGCCGAGGGAGGAGGAATAAGCTGTCAGGATTGCGGCAACCAGGCCAAAAAAGACTGCCCTCACATGCGGTGCAGGACGTGCTGCAAGAGCCGCGGCTATGACTGCCAAACCCATGTGAAAAGCACATGGGTTCCGGCTTCTAAACGCCGTGAGCGCCAACAGCAGCTCATGGCGTTACATCAGCAACagcaagaacaacaacaacagagaGACATCTCCAAGCGGCCGAGGGATTCTCGTTTGTCCTCGTCAG AGGAAGAAGGGCATTTTCCTTCTGTGGTTAGTTCTCCAGCGGAATTCAGATGCGTGAGGGTTAGCTGCGTGGAGGACTCTGATGATAGATACGCATACCAAACCGCTGTGAGCATTGGAGGACATGTGTTCAAAGGAATCCTCTATGACTATGGTCCTGAGAatagtaacaacaacaacagtaataataatagtaataattacatGGCTGGAGAAACCTCTGCTGTTGCTGCAACAGCTCAGCCCTTGAACCTTGCTGCTGCTGCTTCTTCAGCTGCACTTATTGATCCTTCGTCTTTGTATTCAGCTCCGGCTAACGCATTCATGGCTGGTAGTGGTACGCAATTCTTCCCTCACACAAGatcttga
- the LOC100781981 gene encoding protein EXPRESSION OF TERPENOIDS 1 isoform X1, translated as MAGLFSLGGGGRGGDNQEENNNQSSEIPPAETLFWYSKNDDVSSYHRGFELWNQHQEHQHHHHAMHHPHARPLLQRDLYSSGVGPSRGGISDDHSSSRSAAFVAMRAAGAEGGGISCQDCGNQAKKDCPHMRCRTCCKSRGYDCQTHVKSTWVPASKRRERQQQLMALHQQQQEQQQQRDISKRPRDSRLSSSGLEEEGHFPSVVSSPAEFRCVRVSCVEDSDDRYAYQTAVSIGGHVFKGILYDYGPENSNNNNSNNNSNNYMAGETSAVAATAQPLNLAAAASSAALIDPSSLYSAPANAFMAGSGTQFFPHTRS; from the exons ATGGCGGGGTTATTCTCATTAGGTGGAGGAGGGCGAGGAGGCGATAACcaagaagaaaacaacaacCAAAGCAGCGAGATTCCACCAGCGGAGACCCTATTCTGGTACAGCAAAAACGACGACGTTTCATCCTATCACCGAGGGTTTGAGCTATGGAACCAGCATCAGGAGCACCAGCACCATCACCACGCGATGCATCATCCACATGCGCGTCCACTCCTGCAGCGAGATCTTTACTCCTCCGGAGTGGGACCCAGCCGCGGCGGCATCTCCGATGATCACTCGTCGTCGAGATCGGCGGCGTTCGTGGCGATGCGCGCAGCCGGGGCCGAGGGAGGAGGAATAAGCTGTCAGGATTGCGGCAACCAGGCCAAAAAAGACTGCCCTCACATGCGGTGCAGGACGTGCTGCAAGAGCCGCGGCTATGACTGCCAAACCCATGTGAAAAGCACATGGGTTCCGGCTTCTAAACGCCGTGAGCGCCAACAGCAGCTCATGGCGTTACATCAGCAACagcaagaacaacaacaacagagaGACATCTCCAAGCGGCCGAGGGATTCTCGTTTGTCCTCGTCAG GGTTAGAGGAAGAAGGGCATTTTCCTTCTGTGGTTAGTTCTCCAGCGGAATTCAGATGCGTGAGGGTTAGCTGCGTGGAGGACTCTGATGATAGATACGCATACCAAACCGCTGTGAGCATTGGAGGACATGTGTTCAAAGGAATCCTCTATGACTATGGTCCTGAGAatagtaacaacaacaacagtaataataatagtaataattacatGGCTGGAGAAACCTCTGCTGTTGCTGCAACAGCTCAGCCCTTGAACCTTGCTGCTGCTGCTTCTTCAGCTGCACTTATTGATCCTTCGTCTTTGTATTCAGCTCCGGCTAACGCATTCATGGCTGGTAGTGGTACGCAATTCTTCCCTCACACAAGatcttga